The following proteins are co-located in the Synchiropus splendidus isolate RoL2022-P1 chromosome 14, RoL_Sspl_1.0, whole genome shotgun sequence genome:
- the cav2 gene encoding caveolin-2: MDPEKEKADVSLYVGEDLFNRSTEPILTKIGNADSSPLDRDPNGINAHLKVSFEDVIAEPASSQSFDKVWIGSNAAFELVKFIFYRVLSTLLAVPVAFMLGLMFGVLSCIHIWILMPFVRSFMTLLPSMQMVWRTVTDLFITPLFQSIGKSFSSIQVTATE; encoded by the exons ATGGATCCGGAGAAGGAGAAAGCGGATGTCAGTCTGTACGTGGGCGAGGATTTATTCAACAGATCAACAGAGCCGATACTGACCAAGATAGGAAACGCTGATTCGTCACCACTGGATCGAGACCCGAACGGCATAAACGCGCATTTGAAG GTCAGTTTCGAGGATGTGATCGCAGAACCCGCCTCCTCTCAGAGCTTCGATAAAGTGTGGATAGGAAGCAATGCCGCGTTTGAGCTGGTCAAGTTCATCTTCTACCGGGTGCTGTCCACCCTGCTGGCCGTGCCCGTGGCCTTCATGCTGGGGCTGATGTTCGGAGTGCTGAGCTGCATCCACATCTG GATACTGATGCCTTTCGTCCGGAGCTTCATGACATTGCTACCATCCATGCAGATGGTGTGGAGAACTGTGACCGACCTGTTCATcacaccacttttccaaagcaTTGGCAAGAGCTTTTCGTCCATCCAGGTCACAGCCACAGAGTAG